atgcTTTCAACCAAAAATAGTCCAAAAACAAAAGCCCAAGAACAttcagaaaacaggaaaaaaaaaaaaaaaaaaaaaaaaaaaaaaaaaaaggtgcagtggtcttttccctgcattttcagaagacacaggagcccattgaaatgaatgaatggtCAACtcgaaccatgtatgagcaggctgactgtacccaagctggctgatcaatcaacttgggcacaaccagcccaCTGAATTTTTGATGCGATTTTTGCCAGCACTGTTCTTCCAGCCGGGACAGCTCCACCTGCCCCTCCAGTGGGCGAGCACAAAAGCTCCACAGAAGGGATTCCCCGTCAACactgaccagtgcacaaagcaaggtccatgaagacatggatgagcaagtttgggatggaggaacttaactggcctgcacagagtcctgacctcaacccgatagaacacctttgggatgacgtagagcagagactgtgagccaggccttctcgtccaacatcagcgcctgacctcagaatgctcttctggaggaatggtcaaacattcccatagacacactcctaaaccttgtggacagccttcccagaagagttgaagctgttatagctgcaaagggtgggtcaactcaatattgaaccctacgggctaagactgggatgtcattaaagttcatgtgcgtgtaaaggcaggcgtcccaatactttttgacaaTATAGCATATCTGTTCATATAAAGTTTCAAAACATCTCCCCTCATCTCCACTAGCTACTTGGCATGATTCAGCACTGCCATCCTTTCCTGACATGTCTCCACCGATGCATTTCAGGAGTAAAAGTACAAtccaaataagaaaaaataaatttaaaaaaaaatctctggaaactttaataaataaaaaactctTTAAATAAATTAGACGTCCAATAAACATGAATTAAAATAATTTCCTTTTAACAGTATGACTGAGGTCACACACACTTACAAAGACATTTATACTCCTGAAACATAAAATGGCCAAAAACATAGacataaataaaaacatacaaaGAACAATGCAACATATAAAACAGAGACGAGTCAGGGGAAGAAGTGACggacatgttgggggggggggggtaaaaaataaaaaattggcaaaCGTCCAGCACAACATATCAAGTGTTACTTTGTAATTGGAGTGTCTCTACCACCTAAAGATCTCTTCTGCATTACACTTCTCTCTCGAAAACAGCAGAAGTTGTCCTTTCATCATCATCATGGGCCAACTGACTCCAGTTTTTTCATGAACTGCCAAACTGGAGAGAATATTAAAGCCTATGGCAAACCAAAAACCTATAAAAGTAGGTAGGCGCTGTGTCAGTTGAGCCATAAAAGTGTGGAAGGGACAACTTGCACGGTTTCAAGAGAGAAATTTGATGCAGATGAGATTTCCAAAAGGCAGAGAGACCTTTGCTTTGGACCCACGTCAGATTTAAAAACGCTTTTACTTGTCTGTATTGCTGTCTATACTATTGATGGAGAGGTTTCTTCATTTCCAGTCTGGCAAAAAGGTTGTACCCTGGGAAAGGAAGCGAGGGGAAATCTTTCTAATGGAGCCCCAGAGAAAACCAGACAGTTCTAATCCTTtcccatgcaataaaaaaaaaaaaaaaaaaaaaaaaaaaaaaaaaaaaaaaggtaagttgTTGGATGGTTATGGCTACAAACCGACCTTAGATCAGATGCTACTAGCCAATTCAGGATTTTGGATCTGCTTAACATTTCCAGCTACTGGATCATTTTTTAGCAGGATCCCAACAATGGCAGCCTACAGTCGACAGACAGATTGCCTATAGAGAGTGTTATGGCTCATTCTTTCTGCCAAAAACATCACCCAGTCCAAAAGGTCACCTTGTTGCTATATAGAAGATCTGTTCTCAAAAGCCATTATTCTTCTCCCAGTATCTTAATAaacaaacactaaaaaaaaaaattctctttcacAAATTAAAATATGACAATTTGATGATTAAAATGGTAACCGATGTGGACTGTAATGACTGAGGAGGCCTCAGTGCAGAGTGGGGTGGAAGTTGGAAGGGTATAGTGTAGAGTAAAAGGGTTCAGGGCATACTTTGGGGTAATGGGGCCATTATGAGAATGAGTGGATGGGCCATGTGCTTCTAACAAGGAAAAGGGACTTTATATTAAAACacgaaggtgggggtggggggtcagggtATAATTTTGGACAAGAAGTGGGTAgaataatatagtaataataaagGCATGGTGTAGTGAGTaaagactaaataaataaataaatatagtgagGGTCACCTATACAGCTTTCTTGGTGGGAACAAGTCCTAAACATAAACCACGTGGGCTGTGCCTGGATGGGGCAAGTGAGGGTTCTGGGTGTGATCATTAATAGAGGGAGCTGGCTAGTGAACTTAGGGGGTAAAGACGTGCGATAAGTGCTCAATTACAGTAGGCTATAGGGATACAAGTCAGGATTTCGCCACCTTCTTCCCAAGATGAAGTGTCTATTTGGTGAGGACAATGGGACCAAGAAAATTGGGGTATGTGAAAGTGAATGAGGTCAAGGAAAAACAAAAATTTAGTGGTCACCTTCTTTGGTGGGACTGGGAAGAATTCAATGGCCATCTTTGGTGAGACTGGGGAAGAATTCAAGGATCACTTTTGGTGGGACTGGAGAAGAATTGGATGGCCATCTTTTGGTGGGACTAGGGAAGAAATCAATGGCCATCTTTTGGTAAGGGAAGAATTCAATGGCCATCTTTTGGTAAGGGGAAGAGTGGAGACATAGTTAAGAAGCACAAGTGAGAACCATTGCTTTAACAGAGGGTGGGCCAAAATAAAGAGTGTAAAGGATGAATAGAGAGGGCAGAGTGTTGGGATTGTGGTGGAGATCAGTTAGATTTATTGTGCTTATGTCTGGTGAAGAACATTGTGTTACAAGGAGTTTTCTGTATAGTtaccttgaaagaaaaaaaaaaaataggaaaaataaaatCGTTGGGGTAAGgtgaaaagggatgtgaaattcAGGAAAGGTGGGAGAAGTCCATCTGGGGGGGGGTTGAGTTCTGCAAGGCTCCTCATGTCAAGAGTTCCTGCAGTTAGACCCAGTACTGCTTGCTGCATATGACTGGTAGGTTGTGGATTTGTCTGTTTTCGCTCCTAAGCCGATTCTTCCGCATGTAGCAGGGGTCATAGTAATCCCACTCCATTCCTGAAGCCCAGGAGTGTGAGCCGGAGTCACTGTCTGATGACAGAATGTGCAAAGAGACACCTGCAGAACAATAGAAACATCTATTAAAGTGTTTTTATGGTTTATTTCTACCAGCTGAGCATCACGGGACCCCATACAGCCCAactgacagggccccccccccctccccaaaaagatCTCTTCAGGGAGCAAAGGACATGTGAATGAGCTCGCATGCAACGGCAAGCACTTTTTCTTTTAgtggggagagggattagaacccctgtcagtttttattgctgtctgtgcccctattaaggagattcaccctctccatttgtcctgtttacgattatctttgaaagaaaaaaaaatcccaattttgggttgtccccagcaaAGTAATAGGacaaatcttccaattgggacaatatttctggtgacctgggggcagTGCCAATCCTGACCTCCTCtgatccccagagatcccccctcccctccttacatcagtgtccccagagagtctccccctacatcagggtccccagaaagccccccttaattcagtgtcctgatcattgccgcctcaccgtgccaatcaatatAGCCtaaccgtgcccatcattgccgccttactatgcccatcattgcaaccttattgtgcccatcattgccgccttactatgcccatcattgcagccttactgtacccatcattgccgcctcaccgtgccaatcactgccacctcaccgtgccaatcaatgtagcctcactttgcccatcattgccaccttaccgtgccaatcattgccgcctcaccgttgCAATGTAGCATCATCGTGCCCATTATTGCCGCATCAccatgccaatcattgcagccttattgtgcccatcattgccacctcaccatgcccatcatcgcagccttactgtgcccctcattgccacctcaccgtgccaatcaatgtagcttcactgtgcccatcattgccgccttaccgtgctaatcaatgtagcctcactgtgcccatcattgccgccttaccgtgatAATCAATGTAtcatcaccgtgcccatcattgccgccttaccgtgccaatcaatgtagccttactgtgcccatcaatgtagcatcaccgtgcccatcactgcagccttgtgaccatcactgcagccttgtgaccatcactgcagccttgtgaccatcactgcagccttgtgaccatcactgcagccttgtgaccatcactgcagccttgtgACCCtcactgcagccttactgtgcccctcaCTGCAGCCTTgtgaccatcactgcagccttactgtgcccctcattgccacctcaccatgccaatcgatgtagcctcactgtgtccatcattgacttaccatgccaatcaatgtagccttactgtgcccatcattgccgccttaccatgccaatcaatgtagccttaccGTGCCactcattgccgcctcaccagttAGTGCCAGTGGATTATATACAGGCACAACGCGTATCTCACGAtgtgtcacggagctcagtgtgaaaggttcagtcacgctgtgacaaaagtcccgccctcctcctagatcagcttgtgtgatagagagaacactgcatctatcacacgagctggtctaggaggagggcgggaccttTGTCACAGCGGGACTCTTTGAGCTACACTGCAGCCacagtggccccagggcaggcggcctaccgggaaaagtcccggtatcccggtagctCAGTCCAGCCCTGAGCAGAGCCAATACGCCCTTGGGGGCCCCCCACAGcggcggggccctacgcagcttgcatAGTGAGTGTATAGGGCGGATCAGCtctgcctgggggtccccaaggaattcccttattttTCGGAAATTCCATGTCActtcctggttttggctatgggacaggaagtgatgggaaatctcaacaatgggacacagatgatggggggaaaaaaaaaaatctgacatgggttTTAACACTTACTCGCTTTataaaccccgccccccccccccccccccaaaaaaaaatgcctatTGTTTTActatagttaattttttttttttttaatgttattttttacattttttaaacagccccactggggggctttggtgaaatatcagggttccAAACAGACCCTTGAGGTCTTACTTTTGAGACCGAGAAAGGGACTaaagacagagattccccagtccctttctctgcagcctcagctgcactggacagtgaatgaatgggaagtgctctgtgctgagcagattccggttcattcacaaactgaagcagagtaaacagtttactatgcctcaattatgaatgaacacaggagtatTTGGTaacgatcgctcactgtgttcattcaggaaagatgAAGAGGGGGCAGTAAATaggacatatttaccggcccctgtTCTCCATCCTGAAATCGATCCccgtgtgcctgcagcagctgctggtgggagaggagggaagccagcaccGCTGTGGGGGAAGGGGGCTCACAGGGCTTCAGATACCAATCCACCTGCAGCGCAGccggagggaaaaaggggggagaatCTGCCAGCACTGCAGGGGGAACCTCAAGAggagcaataaggcagtacagccgtcCATCCTGTTCGGCAGGTACCCAGGCCCCCCTTTAGAACTGATGGAACCTGGGTCTAATACAGGAGGgctagctgtactgccttatcagtggccatgaTCAGCATCACCCATTAGTATGTTGCAATTAGTACATAATCTGCATCCCAACGTCAAGCACTCATTATTTGTTCAACACCATCATCAGTATTAACATCATATACTCTGCAGTCCAGCGTTGTCTCTAGATGACCCCTCCAGTGCACCACCAGTCCCTGGataacctcaccccccccccccccccaatccagtgTCAGACATTTGTTGAACCCACCTGCAGTCTGCCAGTCTCTGGATACTACTTCCCTCCCCAGTCCATTGCCAACCTTTGAATGATGCCACTCCAGTACAGTGCCAGTTTGTGGTTGACCCTGCCTCTGAGTGACCCCATCCCCAGTCCAGCACCAGTCTGTGGGTGTCCCTGGCCCCCAGTCCAGCACCAGTCTGTGGATAACCCCATAACCAGTTTAGCACCAGTTTCTTTGTGACATTGGCCCCAGTCCAACACCAGTCTCTGGATGACCCTGTCCCTGGGTGACTCCAACCCCATTCTAGCGCCAATCTCTGGTTGACATCAGCGCCAGTCCAGCACCATTTCTGGAGGACCTTGACCCACCAGTCCAGCACCATTTCTGGAGGACCTTGACCCACCAGTCCAGCACCATTTCTGGAGGACCTTGACCCACCAGTCCAGCACCATTTCTGGAGGACCTTGACCCACCAGTCCAGCACCATTTCTGGAGGACCTTGACCCACCAGTCCAGCACCATTTCTGGAGGACCTTGACCCACCAGTCCAGCACCATTTCTGGAGGACCTTGACCCACCAGTCCAGCACCATTTCTGGAGGACCTTGACCCACCTGTCCAGCACCATTTCTGGAGGACCTTACCCACCTGTCCAGCACCATTTCTGGAGGACCTTGACCCACCTGTCCAGCACCATTTCTGGAGGACCTTGACCCACCTGTCCAGCACCATTTCTGGATGACATTGACCCACCTGTCCAGCACCATTTCTGGATGACCTTGACCCACCTGTCCAGCACCATTTCTGGATGACCTTGACCCACCTGTCCAGCACCATTTCTGGATGACCTTGACCCACCTGTCCAGCACCATTTCTGGATGACCTTGACCCGGTCCAGCACCATTTCTAGATGACCCTGTCCAAGACCAGTGCCAGACTGTGGCATATACTGTTACCATGTATAAGACAATAATCTGGTTGCAGTCAATGAGATTTGGTTCTGTACATCACATTCTCAACCCATGTTGCTTTTGGGATGATATTTGAGCCTAACTTCAGCTAAAAGCTATTTAAATTTCGCTAGAAGAAAGGTTAGAACTTTTGTTATATTCTTTTCCCATTGGTGTCAATGTTAAAGAGTTTTTCCCTCAAAATAAGTGGAATTTTCCTCAATGGGAACATAGACAACAGATCCGTCCTAACAAAGGTTCCAACTCTTCCCCATGCACAAAATAATTTAGCTGGAGTGTTGAAGCCAGGCATTACCATCTGAAGAGCAACAAAGATAGGTGTCGCCTCTGTATACTGACCGGCACTGACCCCAAAGTCACTGTCCAGTCCTGGGCCAGTGGAACTGCTGTTATGGTAGAGGTAGGAGGGTGTGTCTTCTGGAGGAATGCTACTAGCATTGTCAAACAACGCCGAGCCCAGCGGGGTGAAGGATGTAACACCTTTGAGACGTTTCCTCTGTGTACTTGTCTTGCGGCAAAATTTTACCTTTGGAGTCAccgtctaggaaaaaaaaaaaaaaaactaaataaaattagACCTCCAACATGACCGACCACTGGCCATGATCATACTACAAttctaccacacacacacacacacttcatctAACATTAACGACCACGATCATACTACAATGCTACCATACACTTCCTCACACATGACCGACCACTGGCCACGATCATACTACAATTCTACCGCACACTCTTCCTCCAACACGACCGACCACTGGCCACGATCATACTACAATTCTACCGCACACTCTTCCTCCAACACGACCGACCACTGGCCACGATCATACTACAATTCTACCGCACACTCTTCCTCCAACACGACCGGCCACGATCATACTACAATTCTACCGCACACTCTTCCTCCTACATGGCCGACCACTGGCCATGATCATACTACAattctaacacacacacacacacacacttcatccAACATTAACGACCACGATCATACTACAATGCTACCATACACTTCCTCACACATGACCGACCACTGGCCACGATCATACTACAATTCTACCGCACACTCTTCCTCCAACACGACCGACCACGATCATACTACAATTCTACCGCACACTCTTCCTCCAACACGACCGACCACGATCATACTACAATTCTACCGCACACTCTTCCTCCAACACGACCGACCACTGGCCACGATCATACTACAATTCTACCGCACACTCTTCCTCCAACACGACCGACCACTGGCCACGATCATACTACAATTCTACCGCACACTCTTCCTCCAACACGACCAACCACTGGCCACGATCATACTACAATTCTACCGCACACTCTTCCTCCAACACGACCAACCACTGGCCACGATCATACTACAATTCTACCGCACACTCTTCCTCCAACACGACCAACCACTGGCCACGATCATACTACAATTCTACCGCACACTCTTCCTCCAACACGACCAACCACTGGCCACGATCATACTACAATTCTACCGCACACTCTTCCTCCAACACGACCAACCACTGGCCACGATCATACTATAATTTCACCGCACACTCTTCCTCCTACATGGCCGACCACTGGCCATGATCATACTACAATTCTACCGCACACTCTTCCTCCAACATTAACAACCACGATCATACTACAATTCTACCACACATTCTTCCTCCAACATGACCGACCACTGGCCACGATCATACTACAATTCTACCACACACACACTCTTCCTCCAACAGGACTGACCACTGGACAGGATCATAATACTATTCTattgcactctatacatagaacagtgaacaaagtgcactgtggcctGCAGGTTTCTAGCCTGGTACTCTATTAGTTTGGTCTTGTTCCCAAAGCGGCCTCCCCTCCTAGAAAAACTTTAGATCtccctatagcagggatatgcaattagcggagctccagctgttgcaaaactacaagtcccatcatgcctctgcgtgtcatgcttgtggctgtcagagtcttgctatgcctcatgggacttgtagttctgcaacagctggaggtccgctaattgcatatccctgctctataggatCCAAAATAAACGTCAAGTCTGCGGCTTGGGTTTTAACTGCAGGTGAAAATCTCCTTAAAGgtgaataaatatacatttttgtgcCTTAGCTAAAGAGTTTCAAGCACTTACGACTTTGTCACCATGTTAGTGGCCTAGGTTTGGTTGGACAGAAAGTGCACTTACCCCTGGAGCCATGGCTGCCGCCGGCGTGTTTGGGGGAGCTGCGTTATACCTAGTCTCCTGCTCACTCGATGACCTTGTACCTCCTCTGTCATCTTCCACTTCATTCCAGCTTCTATCCTCCTCCTGGGGCATGCCACAGGACCTTGACGAGAAAGGCATGATGGCCATCCTAGACGGGCTCAGTGAATAGGATAATCCTGGCGTCTCTTCCAACTTTTGACACCATTCTCTGGACTGGGTGCCAAGTGACACATGGGCACTCTCGCCAAGGGCCAGGGTGGGCTCCAAGCCTTGGCTGGTGCTAGCACATCGCCCATCACACAAGGACTTATTGGAGGCATTCAGGCAGCCGGGTAGTACCCTGCAGTGGGCAGCTCTAACACAAGGATTGTTGCCCCTTGACCCACCTCTCCGTTTGCTCCTCTTTTTCAGGGATAGGGAAGGAAGGCGGTGAAATAGGAGGAAGCAATTGAGAAAAAACAGCAGCACCACACAGGGGATGAGAATAAACACAAGGAGTGCCAGCGATGGCTGTAGAACCCACTTTTCTTCTACAGATGGAGCCACCTCCGAGGAAGGAACCCCTCCAGCTAAAGGAAACACAGAAGTATTAACAGACATCATTGCATTTGCAGGATACTTGGCTATTTGGAATTGGATAAAGGGGGGATGGGAGAGTGGAAAGCCAAAGTCAGTCCCAAAACTTGGAAAACATCCCCTGGGATCTGGGATCTGGGATCTGGGTCAGCCAGCAGTCAAACAAAGAAGCTGGAAAACATTCAATGCCCTCGGGACTTGGATTAGCTGGCATGGACCTGTCCTGCTCAATGAAGAGCAAGAAACATCTTACAGACATCTCATTCTGAAAATGCCAGATGGCTGGCTGTCATGCTGGTCCTGGGACTTTCGGAGACTGAAAAGTATACAATGCACTTTCACTAAGACACGCATGTTCTGGGAGGGCAACTCAAAATGCTTTGAAGCCAGAGGATGAGCTTGACAAccagacagctagcattttcagaaggcctGCAATTGAAGCTACCATATTTTTCAGATAGCATAGGTTCCTTTCTAAACTGTGGCTCCATTTTGGATTTTGTTTGTGTTAGGTTATAGAGGTGCATCTTCAGGTTTTTTTTCCATGTCTTTCTCCTTCTCTTTTGTCAGCAGGTCACAGATTTTGGCTCACAATTAGTGAGGATGATGGAAGGCTGCATGACCCTGGTGGGGAGGAAATTCCATCCCCAACCTTCAGGTGTTGGAGAGGCCAGAATACAATTCCTACCATTGTCAGTGGTGGTGAGGAGAGCTCATCTCATACAATTCCTGATAGAAGGCTTATCATACCTCAGAATGACTCTGGCATGGACATTTTtcagagcggagagggggatgtCACTCCAGtaaatgtatattaataataatgtgtgactgaaggggaacattagagtgtaagctcctctggtacagagactgatgtgattggctcagctTTCTCTGTACAACACTGTGGTATGTGTCagaactatataaatgtataataatagtttgtgactgtggtgggacattagagtgtaagctcctctggtgcagagactgatgatGTGACTGGtttagtgttctctgtacagcactgtggtatatgtcagagctatataaacgtATAGTAATAGTGTGTGTGACTGGTGGGAcatttagagtgtaagctcctctggtacagagacttatATGTCAGTGTTCTTTGTCAAACACTGTTGTATATGTCAGTGCTATACAATTttgttataatattattattattattattattattattattatttgtgactGTTGGGGAACATTAGAgtttaagctcctctggtacagacttATATGTCACAGTGTTCTTTGtccagcactgtggtatatgtcagtgctatataaatgtaatataataataataatattattataataatattaataatgtgtGACTGTtagggaacattagagtgtaagcttctctggtacagagacttttataaatggctcagtgttctctgtacaccactgtggtatatgtcagcactatataaatgtataataatattattattattatttgtgactCTTGGGGAACATTGGAgtataagctcctctggtgcagagactgttgttactggctcagtgttctctgtacagcactgtggtatatgtcagcactatataaatgtataataatagcgtggaacattagagtgtaagcacctctggtgcagagactgttgctactggctcagtgttctctgtacagcactgtggtatatgtcagcactatataaatgtataataatagtgtggaacattagagtgtaagctcctctggtgcagagactgttgttactggctcagtgttctctgtacagcactgtggtatatgtcagcactatataaatgtataataatagtgtggaacattagagtgtaagctcctctggtgcaaagaCTGTTGctactggctcagtgttctctgtacagcactgcggcgtatatgtcagaactatataaatgtataataacaaCAATGTGTGACTGTGATGGTTacatttagaatgtaagctcctctggtaagAGACTTTtgtgaatggctcagtgttctctgtacagcactgtgctATATGTCAGCTCTATAAAAAGGTATAATAATAGTttgtgactgtggtgggacattagagtgtaagctcctctggtacagagatttATATGTCAGTGTTATTTGTCAAACGCTGTTTtatatgtcagtgctatataattttgtaatattattattattattattattattattattattattattattatgtgagaCTGTtggggaacattagagtgtaagcttctctggtacAGAGACTTTTATGAAtgcctcagtgttctctgtacagcactgtggtatatgtcggcactatataaatgaagaataatactaataatattatttttattaataataataataataataatattattattattgactgTTGGGGAACATTAGCGTGTAAGCTTCTCTGGTACAGAAACTTTTATGAAtgcctcagtgttctctgtacagcactgtagtatatgtcagcactatataaatgaataataatatttattattattattattattattgactgTTGGGGAACATTTGAGTGTAATcttctctggtgcagagactgtttGTTACTGGCTCAGTGTCCTCTGTACaccactgtggtatatgtcagcactatataaatgtataataacaacaacaacaatgtGTGACTGTGATGAGACTGAgtttaagctcctctggtacagagacttatATGTCACAGTGTTCTTTGtccagcactgtggtatatgtcagtgctatataaatgtaatataataatattaatattgtgTGACTGTtggggaacattagagtgtaagctcctctggtacagagactttTATAAATGGCTCAGTATTCTCTGTACAACAccacagtatatgtcagagctatataacaataataataatagtgtgtgactctgggacattagagtgtaagctcctctggtacagagactgatgtgaatggctcagtgttctctatacagcactgcggtatatgtcagagctatataaaggtataataataatagtgtgtgactggggggggggggcattagagtgtaagcttctctggtacggagactgatgtgaatggctcagcgttctctgtacagcactgcggtatatgtcagagctagataaatgtataataataatgtgggACTGTGgcgggggacattagagtgtaagctctgtgCACAAACACTTTATGTACTGGCAGATGATCCTTGGCAGCCAAATTCCACGAGTCCAGTCCTGTTCATTGGAAAATGAAAACACGCATTACAGTCTTTTCCTTGGAAGTCTCGGAGTAAACGGCTCGTTAATTTATAGTCTCCAGCACAGTAAAAACACCTTTAATAAGT
This window of the Aquarana catesbeiana isolate 2022-GZ linkage group LG01, ASM4218655v1, whole genome shotgun sequence genome carries:
- the LOC141133553 gene encoding protein huluwa-like, with the protein product MMSVNTSVFPLAGGVPSSEVAPSVEEKWVLQPSLALLVFILIPCVVLLFFLNCFLLFHRLPSLSLKKRSKRRGGSRGNNPCVRAAHCRVLPGCLNASNKSLCDGRCASTSQGLEPTLALGESAHVSLGTQSREWCQKLEETPGLSYSLSPSRMAIMPFSSRSCGMPQEEDRSWNEVEDDRGGTRSSSEQETRYNAAPPNTPAAAMAPGTVTPKVKFCRKTSTQRKRLKGVTSFTPLGSALFDNASSIPPEDTPSYLYHNSSSTGPGLDSDFGVSLCTFCHQTVTPAHTPGLQEWSGITMTPATCGRIGLGAKTDKSTTYQSYAASSTGSNCRNS